One window of Aerococcus tenax genomic DNA carries:
- the brnQ gene encoding branched-chain amino acid transport system II carrier protein encodes MKNRRFIVDTIVVGFTLFATFFGAGNLVFPPYMGIIVGENWSASVIGLALTAILVPVLSMIAIVKGGGSVKAVSEPIAPWFYKIFNCITMYLIALFILIPRTGATTYEVGFRSLFPWLPNYVVLIVFFTVVYFLTVDQLGVVDKIGRYLTPALIAMVIGIIIFGMINPVSPNMAAAQVDNSFGWAFTEGYQMGDLITGLLFSSVMIMTIRHKKYNHQAGMRMTIWASVIASALLLFIYGSLLWLGATASTIYSPDIERTQLLIAIVEQTIGGAGKIILSIAITLACLTTATGLLASVANFTQELTRQKYPYTFIVFVFCIFCVVQGTVGVERIVGLSEPLFAVAYPLGIIVTLIGLFRKYIPNDGTTKGAVLLTSIYTVVEALIQLDFSPKIFEDIIRIVPFGPQGFGWVTMALLGAGIGTMVWKIQHGSYRGKIIKGYAK; translated from the coding sequence ATGAAAAATAGGCGCTTTATTGTAGATACGATCGTGGTTGGTTTTACCTTGTTTGCTACTTTTTTTGGAGCAGGTAATTTGGTTTTCCCTCCATATATGGGAATTATTGTAGGAGAAAATTGGTCTGCCAGTGTTATTGGTTTGGCTTTAACCGCGATATTAGTGCCGGTCTTATCAATGATAGCTATTGTTAAAGGTGGAGGATCGGTAAAAGCAGTTTCCGAACCAATTGCTCCCTGGTTTTATAAGATTTTTAACTGCATTACCATGTATTTAATTGCCTTATTTATTTTAATCCCACGTACTGGTGCAACGACTTATGAAGTAGGTTTTCGTTCCTTGTTTCCTTGGTTACCTAACTATGTCGTTTTAATTGTTTTCTTTACTGTTGTTTACTTCCTCACTGTCGATCAATTGGGCGTGGTTGATAAGATTGGACGCTATCTTACCCCTGCTTTGATTGCAATGGTCATTGGAATTATTATTTTTGGTATGATTAACCCAGTCAGCCCCAATATGGCGGCTGCCCAAGTCGATAATAGCTTCGGTTGGGCTTTTACCGAAGGTTATCAAATGGGGGATTTAATAACTGGATTACTCTTTTCTAGTGTCATGATTATGACAATTAGACATAAAAAATATAACCATCAAGCAGGGATGCGGATGACTATCTGGGCATCTGTTATAGCTAGTGCCTTATTATTGTTTATTTATGGTAGCTTGTTATGGCTGGGGGCTACAGCGTCAACGATTTATAGCCCTGATATTGAAAGAACCCAGTTATTAATTGCCATTGTTGAACAAACTATTGGTGGCGCTGGAAAAATTATTCTCTCCATCGCTATTACCTTAGCTTGTTTAACAACTGCTACGGGACTATTAGCTTCAGTGGCAAACTTTACCCAGGAGCTTACTCGTCAGAAATATCCCTATACTTTTATCGTTTTTGTCTTTTGTATTTTTTGTGTGGTGCAAGGGACAGTCGGGGTAGAGAGAATTGTTGGATTGAGTGAACCCTTATTCGCAGTTGCTTATCCATTAGGAATCATTGTTACTTTAATCGGTTTATTTAGAAAATATATTCCTAATGACGGAACGACTAAGGGAGCAGTCTTATTAACCAGTATCTATACGGTGGTTGAAGCGCTTATTCAATTAGACTTTTCTCCTAAAATCTTCGAAGACATTATTCGAATAGTTCCCTTTGGCCCACAAGGTTTTGGCTGGGTGACTATGGCACTTTTGGGAGCGGGTATCGGTACTATGGTGTGGAAAATTCAACATGGTAGTTACCGTGGAAAGATCATAAAAGGTTATGCAAAATAA
- the greA gene encoding transcription elongation factor GreA: MSEQTFPMTVEGKERLEAELEDLKLNKRPEVISRIKVARSFGDLSENSEYESAKNEQSILESQIAKIENMIRYAEIVDPDALGKDTVSIGKRVKFQELPDGEEEEYEIVGKAEADPLGGKISNESPIANALIGKKVGDEVEIETPGGAFSVRILAVETA, from the coding sequence ATGTCAGAACAAACTTTCCCAATGACCGTAGAAGGTAAGGAACGTTTAGAAGCGGAATTAGAAGATTTAAAATTAAATAAACGCCCTGAAGTGATTAGCCGAATCAAGGTTGCTCGTTCATTTGGGGACTTATCAGAAAATTCAGAATATGAATCCGCTAAAAATGAACAATCCATTTTGGAAAGTCAAATTGCTAAAATCGAAAATATGATCCGTTATGCTGAAATTGTTGACCCTGATGCCTTAGGTAAGGATACGGTAAGCATTGGTAAACGGGTTAAATTTCAAGAGCTTCCTGATGGTGAAGAGGAAGAATACGAAATTGTCGGTAAAGCTGAAGCAGATCCTCTTGGTGGTAAAATTTCAAATGAGTCACCAATAGCAAATGCTTTAATTGGCAAAAAAGTTGGCGATGAAGTGGAAATTGAAACTCCAGGCGGGGCTTTCAGTGTTAGAATACTCGCAGTAGAAACTGCTTAA
- the mltG gene encoding endolytic transglycosylase MltG — MFNDEEKKKRVKRDQARVNALEEQENVQANRIIRWIIITLLLICIVFALLMGTLVATGGFGEEKETQGTIPQGASTSQIAHILKENDVIFNESLFKIYLRLSNHDPIQAGSYQLKTSSGFGEVMNQLSHAQGPATQAVLVKEGMNVEEIAQVMADYFGITQEEALKRINSEDLLAEEAAKYPELLKDVVNNDQLRYPLEGYLFPATYELTQSDTVESFVDKMLAASETIRQKYSDTLKQQRLSWHEILTLASIIEKEASTDEDRKMVSGVFYNRLAENMPLQSDITLNYAHNEHSTYVTIEDTMIDSPYNLYQNTGLGPGPFNNPSESAIQAALNPTPNDYMYFVADLSTGNVYFSKTYEEHDQLVQEYVSPEDAKLQEQ, encoded by the coding sequence ATGTTTAATGATGAAGAAAAGAAAAAAAGAGTAAAGCGAGACCAGGCTAGGGTCAATGCTTTAGAAGAACAAGAAAATGTTCAGGCTAATCGGATTATCCGCTGGATTATTATTACTTTGCTCCTTATCTGTATTGTCTTTGCTCTACTAATGGGAACCTTAGTAGCTACTGGTGGTTTTGGAGAGGAAAAAGAAACCCAAGGGACCATTCCTCAGGGAGCAAGTACTAGTCAAATTGCTCATATTCTTAAAGAAAATGATGTCATTTTTAATGAAAGCCTCTTTAAGATCTACCTCCGTCTATCCAATCATGATCCAATTCAAGCAGGAAGCTATCAATTGAAAACCTCGTCTGGCTTTGGTGAAGTCATGAATCAACTCTCACATGCCCAAGGTCCGGCTACCCAAGCGGTCTTAGTCAAAGAGGGCATGAATGTTGAAGAAATTGCTCAAGTGATGGCAGATTATTTTGGAATTACTCAGGAAGAAGCCTTGAAGCGGATTAATTCGGAGGACTTATTGGCAGAAGAAGCGGCTAAGTACCCAGAATTACTCAAAGATGTGGTGAATAATGACCAATTACGCTATCCCTTGGAAGGTTACCTTTTCCCGGCCACCTATGAATTAACTCAATCCGATACCGTAGAAAGTTTTGTCGACAAAATGCTGGCAGCTAGTGAGACTATTCGACAAAAGTATAGTGACACTTTAAAACAACAGAGACTTTCCTGGCATGAAATCTTAACCCTGGCTTCAATTATTGAGAAAGAAGCTTCTACTGACGAAGATCGTAAAATGGTATCAGGAGTCTTCTATAACCGTTTAGCCGAGAATATGCCCCTACAATCGGATATTACCTTGAATTATGCCCATAATGAGCATTCTACCTATGTGACTATCGAAGATACCATGATTGATTCGCCATATAATCTCTACCAAAATACTGGTTTAGGACCTGGTCCCTTTAATAACCCAAGTGAGAGTGCTATTCAAGCGGCCTTAAACCCAACCCCTAATGATTATATGTATTTTGTAGCTGATTTAAGCACTGGGAATGTCTATTTCTCAAAAACTTACGAAGAACATGATCAATTAGTCCAAGAATACGTTAGTCCAGAGGATGCCAAGCTTCAAGAACAATAA
- a CDS encoding DUF1292 domain-containing protein gives MKEHCMAEDLDNLITLYDEEGNERLYKILFSFDSKDLNKSYVLVYPAEEEGEELNIEAYAYEEGEDGEGSLLPIESEEEWDMVEEVFNTFVQDPNLNQ, from the coding sequence ATGAAGGAGCATTGTATGGCTGAAGATTTAGATAATTTAATTACTTTATATGATGAAGAAGGTAATGAGCGTTTATATAAAATTTTATTTAGTTTCGATTCGAAAGATCTGAATAAATCTTACGTCTTAGTTTACCCAGCCGAAGAGGAAGGCGAAGAGTTAAATATCGAAGCCTATGCCTATGAAGAGGGCGAAGACGGAGAAGGTAGCTTATTGCCAATTGAAAGTGAAGAAGAATGGGATATGGTAGAGGAAGTATTTAATACTTTCGTTCAAGACCCAAACTTAAATCAATAA
- the ruvX gene encoding Holliday junction resolvase RuvX encodes MRIMGLDVGSKTVGVAISDPFGWTAQGIETIKIDEEAGEFGFSRLRQLIEAYQVEKLVIGLPKNMNNTEGPRAEASRHYGDMAIELFDLPVFYQDERLTTQQSERFLIEAADVSRKKRKKVIDKLAAVLILQNYLDSHSH; translated from the coding sequence ATGCGTATTATGGGTTTGGATGTGGGTTCTAAAACGGTTGGCGTAGCCATAAGTGACCCTTTTGGCTGGACTGCCCAAGGAATCGAAACCATTAAAATTGACGAAGAGGCAGGGGAATTCGGTTTTTCACGCCTAAGGCAATTAATTGAAGCTTATCAAGTAGAAAAGCTTGTTATTGGATTGCCTAAAAATATGAATAACACAGAAGGCCCTCGAGCTGAAGCATCGCGTCATTATGGCGATATGGCTATTGAATTATTCGACTTACCAGTTTTTTATCAGGATGAACGGTTAACTACCCAGCAATCGGAACGTTTTCTGATTGAGGCGGCAGATGTGAGCCGAAAGAAACGTAAAAAGGTGATCGATAAGTTAGCTGCTGTTCTCATTTTACAGAACTATTTAGATAGTCATTCACATTAG
- a CDS encoding IreB family regulatory phosphoprotein → MSGKDETVLFRFDESKEKDVKETLEIVYDALVSKGYNPINQIVGYLLSGDPAYIPRHNQARNLIRYHERDELLEELVKSYMKQSGRE, encoded by the coding sequence ATGAGTGGAAAAGATGAAACAGTACTCTTTCGCTTCGATGAAAGTAAAGAAAAAGATGTAAAAGAGACACTTGAAATAGTTTACGACGCCCTAGTAAGCAAGGGCTACAATCCAATCAATCAAATTGTAGGATATTTATTATCTGGCGATCCTGCGTATATCCCACGTCACAATCAAGCTAGAAATCTTATTCGTTACCATGAACGCGATGAGTTATTAGAAGAACTTGTTAAAAGCTATATGAAGCAAAGTGGTCGAGAATAA